The Xylocopa sonorina isolate GNS202 chromosome 10, iyXylSono1_principal, whole genome shotgun sequence genome contains the following window.
tttttctattttttattatttaatatcaATGTTGCATTTAATCATTTTTGTACGTGATTTGTATACATACAAAATGCTGGCTTTAGTACCAAACTGGATTGATTATTGGCATATTATTAAATTGCAGAAAAACAGGATGAGGAGCATAAATTTTATCAGAGTCACGCAAAACCACAGTTGGAGCAAGGTAAACAACCTCGGCAAGCACAATTGAACATTATAATGAAAGTAGATATGATTCAAGACAAAACAAAGGATGAAATTGCAAACATTTGGAAAGACTACCACAGAGATAAAGATTTTATATGTGGAATATTGACTGTTGAACAATTTGAAAAAATGTTTGAACGTGGAAAATGCTATTCAACATTTTTGTTACCATTGCCTAGAAAACAAGGATACGAATTTATAGTTTCTCAGTTCTATGGATTAGAAATCCATATGACACCACTTTTGTGGTATCAAGCGCATAAAGAAAATGCACCAGAATGTTTAACTATGACTCATTACACAGAATTTAAAGATAGTAAAGGCATTATTCTTATGCGCGGTGAATATGATAAAAAATGCATTACCGTGCAAGAAGCTCAATGTTTAGCAAATGAATTGCAATTATATTACTGTACAGATGATGCTAAGAGGTTACAGTTATTAGAAACTTTCACTAAAAACCCTGATAAATTTAAACACATGGATCTTATAGCACAACTAGAGACAGTGCAATTAGAATATTTTAAAGATTGAAATATTTGTATACAAAATTTACTGTAATTCCTGATGTATTCAATTTTGTACATAGTAGCTTTAAAATAAAAGATAAAGTAACATATTTATGTCGAGTTATTTATTGAAAAAAttttatctttgttttattttgaTTGTAATATGTTTGATAATTCTAATAATTCTGATGTAGATAAATTTAAATTCTAGTTGCAGTTTGTCTACCAAAATCTAATCATATTCAGTGTTTATGGACAATGTCGTTTTTAACGACAAACATGCAGTCATCATGGACTCATATTAGAAAAAACAATTTTAGTGATCATGCCTTCAAACATACATATATAACTACACCTATATTTTACGTTAATGGCGGTATGTAGGTATAAACATAAGAGAATTCATCTTGTAAATGAGACAGTTTATATCAAAATAGTGATTTGTTCTCGTCTTTTTCTAGTACCACACATTGGACATGCTTATACAGCAGTTTTGGCCGATACCATAGCTAGATATAATGCTATGCTAGGATCCTCTGTTACTTTATGCACTGGTACTGATGAACATGGCACAAAAGTAGAGAAAGCTGCAAATGCCGCGAATTTATGTATTCCCGAATATTGTACTAAAATCTCGAGCCAATTTCGAGAAATGTGTGATGTATTTCAAGTCGAGTATTCACATTTTATTAGAACAACGGAAAAGCGACACCAAGAAGCGGTTCATTACTTTTGGGTTGttaaatttataaaatattactCCGTTGAATTGAGAAATTGAGAAAAATGATTGATGTGAAGTTAAAATTTCGCAGAATTGTTTAGAAAGAAATGGACACATTTACCATGGGAAGTATTCCGGTTGGTATAATGTATCGGAAGAAGCGTTTGTCTCAGATAAGGAAGTGGTACAAAGGAGCACTACAAATGTTAATGAAGCATTCACAGAATCGGGTGATGTTGTAGAATGGACAGAGGAAGATAGTTACAAATTTCGACTTACTTCTTTTAAAGATGATATAAGTTATTGGTTGAAAGATGGTATATAGacgtaatttgtttaatttaacCAATTCATTATAGTTTAAGAAAGTTGTGTCTTTTAATGTTTAAAATTGTATTTATAGAAAATGTAATACATCCGGCAGTATATCGCAATACGTTGATTCCGTGGTTAGACGATCTACAAGACTTAAGTATTTCTAGACCTATTACAAGAGTGCCATGGGCAATTCCTACTCCTTCTGATGAATCTCATACGATATACGTGTGGTTGGATGCGTTAGTGAATTATTTAACTGCAGTGGGATATCCGGATAACTCGTTTAGAGAATATTGGCCGCCAACTGTCCAAGTAAACGTTTTTAATTTATTCTAATACAGACTAAAACTCAAAATTAAAAGGATCACGAAAAAATCTAAGAATACTTCCGTAAACGTAGGTCATCGGGAAAGATATATTGAAATTTCATGGTATATATTGGCCAGCATTTCTGATGGCTGCCGGTCTTGAACCACCAAAGAAACTTGTGTGCCACGGACATTGGATTGTTAAAGACGAAAAAATGTCAAAATCTAAAGGCAATGTAATTTCACCTTTTGCAGCCATGAATAATTTTACACAAGATGGTCTAAGATATTTTCTTCTACGACACGCAATGTTAAAAACAGACGCAAGTAAGGCAAATAATGTACGAAAGATTGTATCAACCATTGTTCTTCATTTTGATGTTTAATGTTTCACGTCTTTCTTGTAGATTATAATGAATTAAAGATTCAAAACATATTAAATTCCGAACTTGCCGATACATTAGGTAATTTAATTAATCGATGCTTTGGTAAAACTATCAATCCAAAAGGAATAATATACAACTCAGAATACGAAGATATTCTGACAACCGAGATAGCTCGTAAAAATATCAGAGCTTTAGAAGAGTTAAGTGAGAAAGCTAAGAAATATTACGAGGAGTATAATTTCCATGACGTGGTAGATACTGTGATGGATACGTTGCGTATTACTAATCAGATGTTTGAGCATCTTGAACCATGGCATTTGAGCAAATCGAAACATCCTGACTCCATAAAAAAAAGCGAAGCTGTGATATCTTTAACTTTAGAAAATTTGCGAGTAGCCGCATTAATATTGTATCCAATTGTACCAAGATTGGCGTCTAatgttctcgattttcttaagATTCCAGTGCAGAATCGCAGTTGGGAAGACACGAAACCATTGCATTTAACGAAAGCTTCGAACGATATGAGACATGTTTCAacacaaaaaatattattttttaagaaaataaaaaattgaaaagGATATTGACTATATGTATTGTTAATAGTAAGTAGGTGTGAATATCGGTGTAGGATAACAAGGATATAGTGAAACATTTCAAGTTTAATACTCGCGTGGAAGTCTTACGCTAATATATTTACAGAAAACGGTCATTCGAATATATCATTAGTATACATCGATACCGTGCACGTATCATTTCGACAGGAAAGACATAGTTATACGATGCATTTCCCTTTTTATCTTATTTTACGATATTCTAACTTGCTCGCTTCTTTCCCATCGGAATGCAGTACACCTTGCAAATCGCTGATATAGATGTATGGAAGAGGCTCGATGAGCATCAGTTGTATTTCGCGAGGATCTTTTTCGTTTGGATAAATGTACGCAGATTTGAGTTAGATTCGACGGGTTGCACAACATTGTCGCGACACGTTTAGCACCTACCCAAGATCACTTACAGTGCAAGAGGTACGCATTTACTGTTGCCCCGtcaaatagaaaaataaataaatggcTATTTACAAGATGGAAAATGAATCTGTGCGGGTTCCACCGCGATCCTAATACTAATACGAGCTACGATTCGACAGACGTTACTATTAGTGCTTCGTGTAACATCCAGCTTTACATCGTAGATGCACTATTAACATGACTTCATAATTACAATTGCTTTATGAGAATGTATCTCTAAATACTATACTCTCGAATTTATCTACGCACGaattttgtcttttttttttattttttttcttggttttttatgtgtgtgttgtgATATCTTCCTGTTCGATTTATAGACAAGCTGCATTTAttatttgtttttcttttcaagtggattaTGTCTCACGGATATGTTTTGAACTACCTTCTGGTGATTGTCTTTacgttaattttttttttctcaactGTCCATTTGTATCGACAAGTTCTGTTCCCTTTTCACCGTTCAAGGATAAAAAAATATTTCGTAAAAAAACTTGTATGTAACTTTTGCCGTTTGTGTAACGTTCTACCACGTAGATTGATCAAAATGTTTTAGCTTTAAGTTAAAGCAGAGAGAAAGagtaagagaaaaagaaagaaagaaacgaagaCAATTTTGAACTTTTCCTAATATAATGCACATGTAGCTGGGATCGATATGTTGATAGCTATATTGCTTATAACGGTAAAACGTaccgttgcttcgatatatcACGACTTACGCGTAAAGATGTTTTACTCATTTAGAATGACATTGCTTTCTTTTTCACGATACGATACGataaatacgtggaatacagtGGCGCAGGAAAAGTTCAATAACTAACTCGGTGTATCGAGAAACTTTCGTAGATTTTCTAATGTTACCTGAATGATGAAACGGCAAACTTTGTTGTTTAAGTCAATGGTGACGGTTACGATCGCGCTGTTCTATACGCGCTTATAAATTTGTTCAGTCCCCGTTATTACAGGGAATTCAAAGAGTTACACATGGACATGTTCGTATGCTCGTACGTTCCTCGAACGAAATGTTCGCACGGTATGATCGAGAACCTGGCGATGTCACGCGTAAAATCGACGACAGGAAGGACGAAATGTTTTCGAGTTCGTTCGCGGTCTTTATTTACCTGTTGATAACGATGTGACCCGCGTGTGTATAGCCAATGACCGTGGCGGGAAATTGCAAGACCGCCCCATTAGCTGAAATTCGGGAAGGCGAGACGCGCGCCCGCGGCGTATTCGAGCGTAACTACCGACAGATCGATAGACAGATCGATACGTCCGAATGAGGGGCTCGAGTCGAATTATATCGCGCTAACGATAGTATCGCGATGCCTTTGCGCCATTATTCCAACTTGACAACTGTCCGCGCTTGATCTCGGGCTAATGTTACATTCGATCATAGACCCGTTTCGTTTTTGCACGACCACGGACCGAAATTCCCCGCATTCGCTGGTCGACGGTTGATTACCCCGGGCACGTGCACCCTTCGTGAGGATCCTCTTGAACGCCTCTCGGAACTCTGTGTTGAAGATGCTGTAGATGATCGGATTGAAGGCCGAGTTGCTGTAGCCGAGCCAAGTGAGTACCTGTTACAACAACAACTGTCTGTTTCTCTTCGTACGTTCTTTATCGCGACTTTACGTCTAAGGCGATATTACGCTaagaatgtatatatatatatatatatatatatattaattcgtacgtaaagaatgttaatacaGGAAACACGATTCAAACGGTTAGAACGTTTGATGGCGTCGTTCAACGGGGAATGGCGCGAAAAGTTGGTACTTTCAAATAACTCGATTCGTTCGGCCTCGACTGATAGGCTAGTGCATACTTGTCTGAGAGAAGAAAGGATTCGTACTTGAAATGCTCGAACTGATATGCAGGTCTTGCAATACGCAGCGACGATATTTACGCAGAAAAATGGTACCCAGCATATTAAGAAAACGCCCATAATTACACCCACTGTTATGGCGGCTTTATGATCGGATACATGATATGGACTTGTCGGCTTCGTTTTTGTTTGTGGCTTTGGTGGCTTGTTGCGAGTGCTTTTCGCGCGAAAACTTTTGGCCATTGAGGTGTCCGGCAGCTTCGTTACTGCGCGGATGCTTTTTACGTGTTTCtgtgcgtagcaatagagcctgGAAATACCAAAGGACGTcgtaagagagaaaaaaaggtatGTCGGATAAGGTATTAGATATTTGTCGGAAATAATTCAGTGTGGCACCGCCAGTAGCTGCTAGCTCACCTTGAAATTATTTCGAACTCACCTGCAATAAATTCCCAGCATTACGATGCAGGGCACGTAAAAAGATATAGAGGAGGAGACTACCGCGTAGGTGGGTGTAAGGTCTAAGGCGCACGTAGGGTGTTCCTGAAAGTTAGATTGATCGATGAGTGGACACATAGCTGTTTGAACGGGGAACAATTATTTTCACGTATCATACGAAAGTAAATTGGATGCTACATCTTTTTGAAATTGTTTAATGTCTTTGAGTATATTTACGTTGCACGTTTATCATACGTACTTCTTTGCCATCGTCATAAATTACGGGTTCGTCCGCTCGATGAAGGCCTAGGCTGATCGGCACGAAGGATATGAGCCCCGCGAGCAACCACACGATTGCGATTCCAGCAACTGCGACTCTTCTTGTCACCCAGCGACCGTATCTGATCGTAAAACGGCAGAGGATGTTATCTCGACGAACAAAACCGGGCGAACAGAGCGCCCGTGTATCGCTGTCGAAGGGAAACTTGCCTGAGAGGATCCTTTATGTGGATGTAGCGATCGAGAGAGATTGCGCAAAGATTCAGAATAGAGGCAGTGCTGCACATAACATCAAAGGCGATCCAGGTGTCGCAGAATCGTGGACCAAACACCCAATAACCGAGGAGGTCGTTCACCCCGGCGAAGGTCATAACCAGACAACCGACGAACAGGTCGGCGATCGCGAGGGAGGCCAGGAATAAGTTCCCTATCCTCCGTAAACCGCGGTCTGTGTAAATTGCCACGCAGACTAAAATGTTGCCCGCGACGGATAAAAATATCAAGATCAGGAAGAGAAATCCTGAAAAAATCAGGCGAACGAACTGGACTAGTGGGGAATCGATGAAGTTTGTTCAATTAATATCACTCACCCCTCGAAGAGCACGGTTGAGATGCATCGAATGTATAGGTGATATCgcaagtttttcttttttttttttgttctctttcttttctttctgaGAGTTGTAAATGAACGTCAAACCGTTGAGGCGATGAATGATCGGATAAAGCGAGCGAGAAAGATGAATGCGAAGGATACATTACAggggagagagaggaacgagaAAAATCAAGTGTCCTGGAGGAGGACGGTATATTTAATATCAGGAGTTGAAAAATGGGCAGAGGCAATAGCagcgggggggaggggggggggggggggttaatGATAAAAAGGAACGGAATAGAGCGGTGTATAGCGAGTTTAGATCAAAGTTTTCGAGTGAAGGACCTCCCAGAGGGTTGTCTTCGAGGGGCGAGTCGCGATCGATCAAATGGGAAGTTTAGCGAACCAACTAGAAGCACCGACAACAGCGAGAAACTGTCTTCAGGCAGATCTTCTTCCCCGTCTGTCAGGTTATTCTGCGAACAGACAAAGAGATTCTCTGAGCACGTTAAATTCACCGATGTATTATCATTTGTAAACTGAAAATTATTTCCATGGAGGATTTCCCTTGAAGAATTTCTTTCTTCCATTGATCAAGTCCCTTGCCCATGGAAAAATATGCGCAACATAGGTTTTTGACTGAGAGTGGCATACTTTAACGTCCGAGTACGCGCTGATACCTCTATTTTCTCCGTATATTTTCTCGATATTTCACGGCAAAGCCGTAGATACACCGGGAATACTCTCGAGATTCGTATGCACGGAAAATCGATACTATAGACGGACCAAGATGACGTTGGATTTACAGGCTTTTTACTTCTGCTTGAACGCGTTGTCTGTCAAGCCGTTCCTATCCCATCTCGAAGACACGTAAAAATATCGCGAGATGAAGGGTGCCAGAGTAAAGCCGGTAGGTACTATGTATGTTTCTATGAATAGTCCGCCGATGTAACGTCTTCAGATGTTCACATTCCTCTCGTTGAAATGGATTAATCAATCTCGATTTCGCCGCTGGGAAACATTGATTTTTTGGAACGGGTTTTGGCCTGAGATATACATCACCACGACTTTTAACCCTTTATACATCACTGGATTGTTCCAGTTCTCTTGAAGTTTTTAAGGGGGCAATATTTAACGGTACTTGAAATCCTCGTGGCCCGCCCTCACTTTTAAGTCCGTCGTATTTTTTCTCGGCTGTCCTgttgggaaaaaaaagaaaccacgACGCCGCTTGTGCCGGTGCATCGATTTTCTGGACGTACATAGCGCAACGCATGCATATGCAGAGGGAAACATTTTATTGCGGTCGCAGGCTTCCTAAGTTATAACTTAATTACAAAATTAAGATTAATAAAGCGAGTGGTATACGTCGTCTAGCTCTTATGTGAAATTAGTTCGCATTTCTACTAAAGCAGAGTGATCGATTCAGGTGTTTTAAGATAACAAGTTCTCGATTAAATTGCTCCATTCGTTCACGTTAATTACATTACTTAGTAATCGCATTAAATCCGTCGGCGTACATGATCCACGCGTTGCACAGAAATAAGAAAATCAATTCGTTTCGCAAAATACGTGGCGACGTATAGATGCGTCTTTGGGAAAGGACGTGACGTCGCACCGCGAGGATGAAGGGTGAACGAAGTAAATGGTAGAAATCCTGCGAGATGCAGGACGAGATACGTCGAATCCGCCTGAAAGAATTATTCAGAAAGGAGGAGAATCGGGGGCATTCGTGATGTACGATCCGCCCTCGTCCCGTCCCCAGGGTCTAATTGCTCTTCCGTTTGAATTTCCAGCGTCCAAGTTGGCCCAGGGTAGAGTTACCAACCTCGTATACCTCAGGCCCTTGAAACACATAATCTCAAAGGGTATCCGAACGGGTGGAATCGTTTCGTCTTTTCCTTCGATTGAAATCGACGGGGTTAATCGTTGATCCGAGGATTGGGAATCATCTGCGAATGCGCATCCAGACGCGAGGGACCTGGAAGGGTGAGTGTCTTAAAAATTTACGTTAGATCGGGAACACCTAGGGGTACAGTGTCGCGTATCGTTCTTAATTTTTCATCTACTTTAATTTATCATCCCTTCTACTCGGCTTCGACGATATTGAGAGCAAAGTTTCCGAAGCCGTTGAAAGTTTAGGAGGACTTAAGTTCGGTCGACGTCGACCATTAACGGTAAGGAGAGGCTCGACCCGAAGCTCAAATTACCTCCACTCTATCATTTTCGGCTCAGCAGTTCCGATTTATATACTACATGCATTTCTTGCTGGTTTATTTAGCTCTATTTACGTTCCTTTTACGTTGTTCGTTACCGTGCTTTTTGTTCGCAACTGTTCGTCCTGCGTGTTTGTCCAATAGTGATTCTGGG
Protein-coding sequences here:
- the Metrs-m gene encoding methionyl-tRNA synthetase, mitochondrial encodes the protein MAIRLRNTIRLPMLIFTENNLIGTKSYNKRFIMTTRTKLEKVLENLEKNPFFDKYANKIAKLQQTSPEEFLQRIESQEKKLQRKKVAVCLPKSNHIQCLWTMSFLTTNMQSSWTHIRKNNFSDHAFKHTYITTPIFYVNGVPHIGHAYTAVLADTIARYNAMLGSSVTLCTGTDEHGTKVEKAANAANLCIPEYCTKISSQFREMCDVFQVEYSHFIRTTEKRHQEAVHYFWNCLERNGHIYHGKYSGWYNVSEEAFVSDKEVVQRSTTNVNEAFTESGDVVEWTEEDSYKFRLTSFKDDISYWLKDENVIHPAVYRNTLIPWLDDLQDLSISRPITRVPWAIPTPSDESHTIYVWLDALVNYLTAVGYPDNSFREYWPPTVQVIGKDILKFHGIYWPAFLMAAGLEPPKKLVCHGHWIVKDEKMSKSKGNVISPFAAMNNFTQDGLRYFLLRHAMLKTDANYNELKIQNILNSELADTLGNLINRCFGKTINPKGIIYNSEYEDILTTEIARKNIRALEELSEKAKKYYEEYNFHDVVDTVMDTLRITNQMFEHLEPWHLSKSKHPDSIKKSEAVISLTLENLRVAALILYPIVPRLASNVLDFLKIPVQNRSWEDTKPLHLTKASNDMRHVSTQKILFFKKIKN
- the Dop1 gene encoding dopamine receptor, D1; translated protein: MILPQNNLTDGEEDLPEDSFSLLSVLLVGFLFLILIFLSVAGNILVCVAIYTDRGLRRIGNLFLASLAIADLFVGCLVMTFAGVNDLLGYWVFGPRFCDTWIAFDVMCSTASILNLCAISLDRYIHIKDPLRYGRWVTRRVAVAGIAIVWLLAGLISFVPISLGLHRADEPVIYDDGKEEHPTCALDLTPTYAVVSSSISFYVPCIVMLGIYCRLYCYAQKHVKSIRAVTKLPDTSMAKSFRAKSTRNKPPKPQTKTKPTSPYHVSDHKAAITVGVIMGVFLICWVPFFCVNIVAAYCKTCISVRAFQVLTWLGYSNSAFNPIIYSIFNTEFREAFKRILTKGARARGNQPSTSECGEFRSVVVQKRNGSMIECNISPRSSADSCQVGIMAQRHRDTIVSAI